The DNA segment CTGGTTTATTGATCTTTCTTTCATTGGCCCGGACGTTGTCCTCGCCAGGGGTAACCGATAAATTGGTGGCGGTAAACATCATCACCACCAAGACGATTATACTGATTGTCTTGCTCAGTGAACTGTTTGAGAGTTGGTTTTATCTTGACGTTGCGCTTGTTTATGCCCTTTGCAGCTATGCGGCAACTGTAGCCGTGCTTAAGGGGCAGGTCCGGCAGCGGCTGGATTAAGGGGGAGATTGAAATGGATTGGCTGTATGTAATTTTGCTGGCAATCGGCTGTTTCTACTTATTTACAGCGACAATTGGTTTGTTTATGCTTCCTGATGTATTTACCCGCCTCCATGCCACGACAAAATGTGAC comes from the Bacillota bacterium genome and includes:
- a CDS encoding cation:proton antiporter, with protein sequence MADWTTMIITLITGLLIFLSLARTLSSPGVTDKLVAVNIITTKTIILIVLLSELFESWFYLDVALVYALCSYAATVAVLKGQVRQRLD